The DNA region GGCCGGTCGAGCTCCTTCGCGAAAACACGCTCGCCGATCGCAGGATCTCGTTCGCGCGCTTGCGCTCCGCGTTTTCACGCTTCAGACGTCGATTCTCCTCGACGATGTCGCCACCCGCACCTGGGCGACGGTCAGCATCGACCTCGTAGCGGCGCTGCCACACGCGCAGGGTCTCCGGGCTCATGCCCAGCGACATGACGAACCGCAACCATCCGATTCGGGTGATCCGGCATCGCCTCGACGGTCATCCTGAACGCCCGCTCACGCATCTGTGGTGTCTATCTGGTCATGGGTTCCATCCTTACCGATACGACGGAACCAAACCCAGGCCAATTCACGGGGCTCCGCAGTCGGGTTCGGTCCATGTGCCGACGATGAGGGCGGGCGTTTCGTCGACGTCGTCAAGGGTGATGACGTATGGCACGTTTTCGGCGTTGAGGCGGGCGAGGACAATTCGCCACACAAACTTGACCCGGGGTTGTTTCCTGAGTTGTCCTAGTCTTGTGAGATTCGAACTATTTGTCATTGCGCGAGAGGAAGGGTTCGCATGGTGCGCAACCCGTTGGACTTCCAGGGCCTGTTAGAGGCGGCCCCTGATGCGATGTTGGGGACGGACCAGGCGGGTGTGATCCGGTTTGTCAATCGCCAGACGGAGTTGTTGTTCGACTACGACCGCACCGATCTGATCGGTCAGCCCCTGGAGATACTGGTGCCGGAGTTGTCCCGAAAGGGCCACCTGGCGCACCGGGCGGCATACTTTGCCAACCCGGAGGCTCGGGCCATGGGGACCGGTTTGCAGTTGGCTGGACGGCGTCGGGACGGCACCGAGTTTCCCGCCGACGTCAGTTTGTCCCCCTTCGGCTCCGGGGGCGACATGGTGGTGGTTGCCGCAGTCCGTGACGTGACCGAGCAGAGGCAGGCGGCCGAGACTGCGCGGAACCTTGCTGCGGCCGAAGATCTGGTCCGTACGGCGATGGGTTCTGCTTCGATTGGTATCGCCTTGGCCGGCCTGGACGGTTCCTTTCGGGTTGTCAACCGCGCATTGTGCGACCTTCTTGGGTACGACGGAGCGTGGTTCCTGGCACACCGGCTTCATGACGTAGTCCACCCCGATGAGGTCGAAGAAGTTCTCCTGGACCGCGCCCAGATCATCGCCGAATCGATCGACAAGAGCACCACGAAACTGCGTCTGGTGCGGGCCGACGGCGTCACGATCTGGGTGCGTCGGGTGGGTGTGCTTATCAGGGACGGAGACGGCCAACCGAACCTGATCATGTTGCAGGTGGAAGACATCACCGCCGAGCACGAGGCTCAGGAGGCTTTGACTTACCAGGCTTTCCACGACTCGCTGACCGGACTGCACAACCGGGCCTGGATCCTGGACACCCTGGCGGTCGATCTGCGCGCCGCCAAACGGGAGGGCCGTTCGTTGGCGGCACTGTTCATCGACTTGGACAACTTCAAGGTCGTGAACGATTCGCTGGGTCACGTGGCCGGCGACGAGGTGTTGGCCACGGTGGCGGAGCGGATCGTGGCCGCTCTGTACCCGGGGGACCGTCTCGGACGTTTTGGGGGGAGCGAGTTCGTCATCCTGGTCCAGGACGCCCACGACGTGCTGGTGGTGGAACGCTGCGCCGACCGGGTGTCTGCCTCGATCGGCGTCGATCTGCAGGTGCGAGGCCACCGGATCGTGCCGACCGCGTCCATCGGTATCGCGACCTCGACCTCGACCTCGACGCCCGAGAGCCTGCTACGCGACGCCGACTCCGCACTGTCCCAAGCCAAAACCAACGGGCGGGAGCGCTGGCACTTCTTCGACGAGACGATGCACGCCCAGGCTCTGGCCCGTCTGACCGTCGAGGACCAGCTACGTGAGGCGATCACCGCCAGTCAGTTCGTGGTGTTTTACCAACCCATCGTGGCCCTGGCCGACGCCCACGTGGTCGGACACGAGGCACTCGTACGTTGGGCGCACCCCACCCGCGGGCTACTCAGCCCCGGTGAGTTCCTTAACGTCGCCGAGGACACCGGGCTGATCACCGCTATCGGCGCCCAAGTCCTGGACCAGGTCTGCGCCCTCCTCGCCGAACATCCGGACCTGCCCGGTCCGATCAGCGTCAACGTTTCGGCCGTCCAGTTGGCAATGCCCTACTGGCTCACCAGTGTGCGGGACACTCTGGCGACCCACCGGGTCGACCCCGCCCGGATCGTAATCGAGGTCACAGAGACCGCCGTCCTGAGCCTGGTGGACTCCGCCCGAACCGCACTGACATCCTTGCGCGAGCTCGGTATCGGCATCCACATCGACGACTTCGGCACCGGATACTCCTCCATCTCGGTGCTACGGGACCTGCCGGTGACCGGCGTCAAACTCGACCTGCGCTTCGTCCACGACCTCACCGCCGGTAACAGCCAAGCCAACGCCCTCGCTGAGGGCGTGAACGGTCTGGTCAAGGGCATGCACCTGACCGGGATCGCCGAAGGCATCGAAACCCAGATGCAAGCCGACATCCTGCGCGACCAGGGATGGGAACACGGACAGGGCTACTACTTCGGCAAACCAACCACCACACCTGTCACCCACTGATTCTGGATCCAGCAGGCCTGGACCGACAACGCAGACTGGCCTTGACCCCGCTTGGTGGACACATCCTCCCGGAGAGGGGGAGCCGAACCCACTTTTCGGACACTTATCTTGGGATGCTGTCCCAGAAAAGGAGTTCGGTATGCCTGCTGCGAAGCCGAAGGAGTTTCGTCGCCGAGCGCTTGATTTGGTGCGTCAGGGAGTGGAATCGCCTGTAAGTCTTTCCTTGGCTGGCCTGGGGCTGGCTCGCAGGGTTGGTGTTGGCGCTCCTGCTCGATCGTGACTCGTGAATCGCCTGGCCTCCGTGTTGCGGAGTGCTCTGCCCGGGAGCTCGGTTCTAGTGACGGGTCTTATCGCATTGAAGGACGGCGGGTATCGCTGAACCGCCTGGCGACAGGCCCCGGAGGTGCCCAGGGTTGATGCTGGAAGGGCTTTGCAGATACCGCACCGCCAGTGATTGCGTGATGGCCCTCAGTGCCGTAGCCCGCGCCGCTCGTACAGCCGACGCAGGGGAGCGGGCGCCCACCAGTTCCACTTCCCCAGCAGCGTCATCGTCGCCGGCACCAGCAGCATGCGCACCAAGGTGGCGTCGAGGAACACGGCGACGGCCAGGCCGATGCCCACCTCCTTGATGATCAACAACTGGCCCGTGGCGAAGCCGACGAAGACGAGGACGATCACCGCGGCGGCCGAGGTAATGATGCGACCGGACCGTTGCAGTCCCTTGCGCACGGCCTCATCGTTGGATTCACCTGCGTCGACGTGCTCCTTGATGCGCGACAACAGGAACACCTCGTAGTCCATTGCTAGGCCAAAGCCAAAGGCGATGATCATCACGAGCACCGAGGTTTCGATGCCGCCAGTGGTAGTGAATTGCAGCGGGCCTTGGAGGTGTCCGTCGGCGAAGATCCAGGACAGGATTCCCAGGGTCGCGCCGAGCGAGAGCCCGTTGATGACGAGCGTCTTGACGGGCACCAAGAGCGATCCCGTCATGAGGAATAGCAACACAAACGTCGCGAGGACCACGAGGCCGAGCGCCCACGGAGCACCCGCCTTCAGCGAGGCGACAAAGTCGGCCTGAATGGCGGCTTGGCCACCCACGTACACGGCGAACGGGGCGTTCACAGCGCGCAGTTCGCTCACGAGGGACCCGGCGCTCTTGCCCGCCTGGTCGGGGTACGCCGTGTAGATCCCCGCAGTCGCCATGCCGTCCACGGCGGTGGCCTTGGTCACGCGGGTCACCCCACTGACGGCCGCAACCTTCTCAAGCCACGTGTCGAACTCGGCTGGCGTGGCGGAGGCAAGCACGTCGATTTGCGCCGATGCGAGGGTCGGATAGCGCGCATTGAACCCGTCGAGCATCTGCCTGCGCTCATTTGACACCGGAAGCAGTTGGTAGTCCGAGTTGCGCACGGCGAGGTCGAGAATGGGGCTCGCGAGCACGAGCAGGATCCCCGTGACGGTGCCGACGATGACCCATGGCCGGCGTTGAACCCTCCGTGCGAGATGAGAGAAGAAACCGTCCTCGTTCGACACATCGGCGGTGCGCCGCAGCACGCTCCTCACACCGGGAATCCGATCGAGCACCGATCGCCGCGCGAGACGGTGCCCGTACAAATAGAGCACGGCGGGGACCAGCGTCAATGCCGATAGCAGCGCCATGATGACCGCGCCGATAGCGGCCGCGCCGATGCCGCGAATCAGTGCCGCTGGAAAGACGAGCATCCCGCCGACCGAGATTCCTACCGTCACCGCGGAGAACGCCACGGTGCGTCCCGCGGTGGTGAGCGTCTTGGTGAGCGCTTCCGTCCTCACGTCGTGGACGGGTGAATCGCCTAGCCGTGCGATCTCTTCGCGGTACCTCGACACGATGAGGAGGCCGTAGTCGATCGAGAGGCCGAGGCCCAACACCGTCACGACGTTGATCGCCGATTGGTCGAGGGTGATCGGGTACGAGAAGCCGAAGAGGACGGCTAGCCCTCCCGCGATCGAAGCGACCGCTCCGATGAGCGGCGCCGAGGCCGCCAGGAAGCCGCCGAAGACGAACACCATCACCAGCAACGCAATGGGAAGGGCGACCGCCTCGCCAGTGACGAGGTCCTTCTCGATTTGCGTGGTGAAGTCGTTGTAAAGCAGAGGGTTGGAGTAGACGCTCACGGTGGGATGTGGCATGGGCCAACTGCTGGTGGCCGCCTTGATGAGGGACTCCACCTGTTGGTCCTCTTGGGTGGCCGCGGCCGTGTTGGGGAACTTCACGTACGAGACGGTGAGCAGGAAGGCCTTGCCGTCGGTGCTCACGAGCATGTCAGGTGTGGCCGAGGCGCCTGTTCCCGCGCCCTGAGAGGCCTCTGGACCGGGCACTACGCCTCGCGGCCACATGACGGCGATCACGCCGGGGCGCGCGGCGAGTTCGTTTGCGAGCGCCGTGACGGGCGCGGCCAGGGAGGGGTCGCTCGGCGCCATTCCTGTGAACTCTGCGGAGACGAGTGGTCCTGTCGTCTCGGACGGGTGGGCCAGCCGGAAGTCATAGACCTTCGTGGAGTCCGTCCCTTGAGCTCTGGGCAGGCTCGTCGAGGCGCGGTCGAAGAGATTCCCCCCTCCCACGCCGACGGTGGCAAGCACATACAGCCCGATCGCGGCGAGGATCCACGCGATGAGGACAAAGCGAGGGCGGCGGGCGATGAAACCGGCAAGAGAGGCGAACACGACGCCATCGTAAGGGCGCGCCGTGCGCGGCGCTGGGCGCCCCTCCGCGTGGCCAGCGCCCTGCCGCGTCGTCCCGCGCCCGTACAGTTGGCACGTGGACCTCTTCGACGCGACCAGCATGAGTGCGACGGGCGTTCCGCAGGCCTCCTCCAACGCGCCCCTTGCGGTGCGGATGCGTCCCACGACGCTCGACGAGGTCGTCGGCCAGTCTCACCTCCTCGCCGACGGCGCGCCCCTCAAGAGGCTCATCTCGGACACGGTCCCCGCCACCAGCGTGATCCTGTGGGGCCCGCCCGGAACGGGAAAGACGACGCTCGCATACCTTGTCGCGGGCGGCAGGCGCTTCGTAGAGCTCAGCGCGGTCACCGCGGGCGTCAAGGACGTGCGCGCCATCATTGAGGACTCCAAGCGCCGCCTCGCAACGAGCGAGCGCGAGACCGTCGTCTTCATCGACGAGATCCACCGTTTTACCCGCAGCCAGCAGGATGTTCTCCTCCCGGCCGTCGAGAACCGGTGGGTCACGCTCATCGGCGCGACCACGGAAAACCCGTCGTTCTCGGTGGTCGGGCCGCTCTTGTCGCGTTCGCTCATGCTCACGCTCAAGCCGCTCACGCCCGCAGACATCGCCACACTTATTGACAGGGCCGTTTCGGACCCGCGCGGCCTCGGCGGCGAGGTGGCACTCGAGGACGGCGCACGCGACCACATCGTGCGCGTCGCGGGTGCAGACGCGCGCAAGGCACTCACCCTCCTGGAAAGCGTGGCCGACGCCGCCGCAGACGCCGGGGGAGTGATCACCACTGCGATCGCCGAATCCGCGATGGACGCTGCCCTCATCGCCTACGACAAGTCGGGCGACCAGCACTACGACGTCATCAGCGCGTTCATCAAGTCGGTGCGCGGCTCCGACGTCGACGCGGCGCTGCACTACTTGGCCCGCATGGTGGTCGCGGGGGAGGACCCGCGCTTCATCGCGCGTCGCCTCGTCGTCTTGGCCTCCGAGGACGTCGGCCTCGCCGACCCCCAGGGTCTCGTCATCGCCCAAGCCGCGGCCGATGCGGTGAGCTTCATCGGGATGCCGGAGGGCCGCATCCCGCTCGCGGAGGCGACCGCCTACCTGGCCCTCGCCCCCAAGTCGAACCGCGCCTACGTCGCGATCGACACGGCCATCGCCGACGTGAAGGCGGGCAAGGCGGGCGTCGTCCCCACCCACCTGCGGGACGCCCACTATGCGGGCGCCGAGGGCCTCGGCCACGGGACCGGCTACCTGTACGCACACGATGCCCCGCACGCCGTGGCTACCCAGCAATACCTACCGGACTCCCTGAAGTCAGAGCGCTACTACGTGCCCACCGAACACGGCCTTGAGCGCACGCTCGGCGAACGCCTCGTCGCGATCAGGCGCATGCTTGGCAGGGAGCGCTAGGCGCTCGACACGCGGAATACCGCCAGGGTGCCGAGTTTGCTAGTATGAGCGTCTGCCCTCGCGGACGGTTGGCTGCTGTCGCCGCGACAACTCTCATATGTATGGCATACGGACACGTGTTCGCGCGTCCACAATCCCTAAGGAACATCTGTGACTTCAGTACAGCGTGCGCGCCGCCAGGTTCGCCTGTCGCGCGCCCTGGGCATCGCCCTGACCCCCAAGGCCGTAAAGCACTTCGAGAAGCGTCCCTACCCGCCAGGCGAGCACGGCCGCACGGCGCGTCGCAAGGAAAGCGACTACGCGGTGCGTTTGCGCGAGAAGCAGCGTTTGCGCGCCCAGTACGGCCTGCGCGAGAAGCAGATGACGCGCACCTACGAAGAGGCTCGCAAGGAGCCGGGTTTGACCGGTGAGGCGTTCGTCGAACTGCTCGAGATGCGTCTCGACGCGTTGGTCCTGCGCTCCGGGTTTGCCCGCACCATCCTGCAGGCACGCCAGACGGTGCTGCACCGCCACATCCTCGTCGACGGCAAGATCGTCGACCGCCCCTCGTTCCGCGTGAGCCCCGGCCAGACCCTCCAGGTCAAGGCCAAGGCCGTCACGATGGAGCCCTACATGGCAGCGGCCGCCGGTGCACACCGCGACCTGCTTCCCGAGGTTCCCGACTACCTTGAGGTTGAGCTCGAGCGCCTCACGGCAAGGCTCGTGCGTCGCCCCAAGCGCGCCGAGGTCCCCGTGATCTGTGAAGTTCAGCTCGTCGTCGAGTTCTACGCGCGCTAAGGCGTACTAGTCTCGTCGGAGACTTCAAGAGATCGACTTGAACAGATCGACTTGACCAAACCGTCGTCGGCCCCTGGCACATGTCGGGGGCCGACGGCGTTGTCTTGTGTGGAGGTAGTGATGCGTACCGCGGAGATCAGCAAGCGCTGGCTTGAGTACT from Demequina lutea includes:
- the rpsD gene encoding 30S ribosomal protein S4, which translates into the protein MTSVQRARRQVRLSRALGIALTPKAVKHFEKRPYPPGEHGRTARRKESDYAVRLREKQRLRAQYGLREKQMTRTYEEARKEPGLTGEAFVELLEMRLDALVLRSGFARTILQARQTVLHRHILVDGKIVDRPSFRVSPGQTLQVKAKAVTMEPYMAAAAGAHRDLLPEVPDYLEVELERLTARLVRRPKRAEVPVICEVQLVVEFYAR
- a CDS encoding MMPL family transporter → MFASLAGFIARRPRFVLIAWILAAIGLYVLATVGVGGGNLFDRASTSLPRAQGTDSTKVYDFRLAHPSETTGPLVSAEFTGMAPSDPSLAAPVTALANELAARPGVIAVMWPRGVVPGPEASQGAGTGASATPDMLVSTDGKAFLLTVSYVKFPNTAAATQEDQQVESLIKAATSSWPMPHPTVSVYSNPLLYNDFTTQIEKDLVTGEAVALPIALLVMVFVFGGFLAASAPLIGAVASIAGGLAVLFGFSYPITLDQSAINVVTVLGLGLSIDYGLLIVSRYREEIARLGDSPVHDVRTEALTKTLTTAGRTVAFSAVTVGISVGGMLVFPAALIRGIGAAAIGAVIMALLSALTLVPAVLYLYGHRLARRSVLDRIPGVRSVLRRTADVSNEDGFFSHLARRVQRRPWVIVGTVTGILLVLASPILDLAVRNSDYQLLPVSNERRQMLDGFNARYPTLASAQIDVLASATPAEFDTWLEKVAAVSGVTRVTKATAVDGMATAGIYTAYPDQAGKSAGSLVSELRAVNAPFAVYVGGQAAIQADFVASLKAGAPWALGLVVLATFVLLFLMTGSLLVPVKTLVINGLSLGATLGILSWIFADGHLQGPLQFTTTGGIETSVLVMIIAFGFGLAMDYEVFLLSRIKEHVDAGESNDEAVRKGLQRSGRIITSAAAVIVLVFVGFATGQLLIIKEVGIGLAVAVFLDATLVRMLLVPATMTLLGKWNWWAPAPLRRLYERRGLRH
- a CDS encoding putative bifunctional diguanylate cyclase/phosphodiesterase yields the protein MVRNPLDFQGLLEAAPDAMLGTDQAGVIRFVNRQTELLFDYDRTDLIGQPLEILVPELSRKGHLAHRAAYFANPEARAMGTGLQLAGRRRDGTEFPADVSLSPFGSGGDMVVVAAVRDVTEQRQAAETARNLAAAEDLVRTAMGSASIGIALAGLDGSFRVVNRALCDLLGYDGAWFLAHRLHDVVHPDEVEEVLLDRAQIIAESIDKSTTKLRLVRADGVTIWVRRVGVLIRDGDGQPNLIMLQVEDITAEHEAQEALTYQAFHDSLTGLHNRAWILDTLAVDLRAAKREGRSLAALFIDLDNFKVVNDSLGHVAGDEVLATVAERIVAALYPGDRLGRFGGSEFVILVQDAHDVLVVERCADRVSASIGVDLQVRGHRIVPTASIGIATSTSTSTPESLLRDADSALSQAKTNGRERWHFFDETMHAQALARLTVEDQLREAITASQFVVFYQPIVALADAHVVGHEALVRWAHPTRGLLSPGEFLNVAEDTGLITAIGAQVLDQVCALLAEHPDLPGPISVNVSAVQLAMPYWLTSVRDTLATHRVDPARIVIEVTETAVLSLVDSARTALTSLRELGIGIHIDDFGTGYSSISVLRDLPVTGVKLDLRFVHDLTAGNSQANALAEGVNGLVKGMHLTGIAEGIETQMQADILRDQGWEHGQGYYFGKPTTTPVTH
- a CDS encoding replication-associated recombination protein A, which gives rise to MDLFDATSMSATGVPQASSNAPLAVRMRPTTLDEVVGQSHLLADGAPLKRLISDTVPATSVILWGPPGTGKTTLAYLVAGGRRFVELSAVTAGVKDVRAIIEDSKRRLATSERETVVFIDEIHRFTRSQQDVLLPAVENRWVTLIGATTENPSFSVVGPLLSRSLMLTLKPLTPADIATLIDRAVSDPRGLGGEVALEDGARDHIVRVAGADARKALTLLESVADAAADAGGVITTAIAESAMDAALIAYDKSGDQHYDVISAFIKSVRGSDVDAALHYLARMVVAGEDPRFIARRLVVLASEDVGLADPQGLVIAQAAADAVSFIGMPEGRIPLAEATAYLALAPKSNRAYVAIDTAIADVKAGKAGVVPTHLRDAHYAGAEGLGHGTGYLYAHDAPHAVATQQYLPDSLKSERYYVPTEHGLERTLGERLVAIRRMLGRER